The window AGCTGATCGGCTGCGAGCACATCATGGCGGCGCGCGCGATCACGCCCGAGCTCGGCGTCGAGCTGGAGAAATCCGTGGCCAAGGCGGCGCGCTATTACGCGACGCTCGGCTATGGCTCCTTCGCCGCCGGCAATGCCGAGGGCGGGCTCTCCACCATCGAGGAGAAGTCGATGGGCGCCTATGCCAAGTCCGGCGCCTCCCCGATTTCCGGTTTGATCAAGCCGGGCGATGTGCCGCCGCATGGCGGACTCTATCTGCTCGACGTGGTGCCGGATGGCGAGGTCCGCTTCGGCTTCCCCAACATCAACGACAATGCCGAGATCGCCGAGCTGATCGCCTGCGGCGCACATTGCGTGCTGTTCGTCACCGGGCGCGGCTCCGTGGTCGGCTCGGCGATCTCGCCGGTCGTGAAGATCTGCGCCAATCCGGAGACCTATCGCCGGATGAGCGACGACATGGACGTCGATGCCGGCCGCATCCTCGAAGGCCGGGCCAGCCTCGACGAGGTCGGCACGGAAATCCGCGACCTCGTCGTCTCGCTGGCACAGGGCGGGCGCACCAAGTCGGAAGAGCTCGGCCATCAGGAGTTCATCCTGACCTATAAGAGCTTCGAGCCGCTCGGACCGGCCTGTCTGCCGGCGGCTTGAGGCCGAAAGGCACGCTACGATCCTTGACCCCTCCCCGAACCCCGAACTAACCTTGGGTCATTGGGGACGGGCAGGATCCAAGACCATGCCGCTCAGCTCGCCGCGCTTTTCGAAGAATGACCGGCTCAGGAAGGCTGCCGAGAACGCGCCGCCACTGAAACAGGGCGAGCGCGGCGAGGCCGTCGCGATCATCCAGCTCGCGCTGATCGATCTCGGCCTGGCGATGCCGAACTCGACCGGCCAGGGCCGCACGCTGCCCGACGGCATCTTCGGCCCGGAGACGGCGAACCGCGTGCGCAGCTTCCAGACGGCCAATGGGCTCGTCGCCGACGCCATCGTCGGGCCGCTGACCATGGCGGCGCTGGAGCGCGCCATCATCGCGGTGAGCGCCCTCAACCGGCGCGCCGAGGCCGCCAAGGCGCGCACGCACAGCGCCGCCGTTCGCTAGATCGACACTCGCAACACCGGGCGGACCCGGGCGCAATCAGACCATCGGATATCCGCAGGAGTAGCCATGGTTATCGCGATCGCTCCCGGCACCGCCACGATCACCGCAAACAAGGGCGGCTCGCGTACCGACATCCATGTCGGCACCGAGCACGCTTTGCTTCATTGCACGACCAAGGTGCGCCGCGCCGCGGCCGACGAGGCGGCGGGGCATCCGGGCCATACCGGCCCGATGATCACCTGCACCGGCAGCGTGCTGATGTCGGGCGATCCGGCCAACCGGCAGGACAAGATCGACCTGATGAGCAACTGGGAGTTCGGGATGATCCTGGTCGCCGACATCGTCGTCTACGAGGCGCATTATGCCGGGCGGATGGCCAATGAAGGCAGCATCGTCGTCAACCTCAAATCCGCCTTCGGCACCAACCCATCGCTGGACGGCGACGGCGACCTGCCTACCGTCGACGAGATGATCTTCGACCCGGGCAATCAGGTCATCACCGACCAGACCACCGGCACCAAAGGCTTCCTGGTGACCTACAAGCTCGGCGACCATCCCAACAACCCGTTCCCCTTGCGCCAAACCAACAGCAAGGTGCCTGCGCCGAACTTCCTGCATACGGCGCGGCGCGACGAAGGCTTCATCGCCTATTTCGTCGCGAGGGAACGCGGCTCGACGGTGCATCATCTGGCGCGGATCGGCTGGCACATCATCTGGCATGGCACACTCGGCTGGACCTCCCCCACCGCCAAGCCGACCGTCGCGATGGTGACCTCGCGCATCGATATCGGCCAGCCGACCACCGACGCGGTCGACAACACCGCCTTCCCAAAATCGGCTGCGATCGCCAAGAACCCGCAGCGGCCGACCTGCAACGAGCAGGACGGCACCGCCTTCGACAGGGGCTATGGGTCGGGCGCGCGAGAACCGGTCCGGGCCGAGTCGACCGCTCGGCCCGGCAATCTGCCGAGCGGCTTCTTCCCGGCGCCATGAAATCGCATCGCGACCGGCGTTATGCCCGTCGCCTGAGCGTCTCTGTCACTCAGCGCGGCGCGGTCGGAGGGCTGGTTGCGGGAGCGGCTGGCGCAGCCGGCGCAGTCCAGGACATCGTCCATGTCTCGCTGAGCGGCTGCCTGGCCGTGCGCAGGAAGAGGCGCAGATCGGTGCTCTCACCCGGCCTGAGCGTGACATCGACGATGGCGCGAAAACCTTTCGCCGCGAAGTTCGGGTCGATGGTGGCTCGGGCGACCGTGCCTGCCGAAACCGTCGCGACCACCGCGACGCGCTTGGGGTCGGACAGATAATATTCGAGATCGCCGGCGTTGAAGTCGACGATGAAGCGACGCTTCGCCAACCCTGCCGCCGCATCGACCTCTTCGCGGGCGGCGATGCTGCTCTGGACCTGCGCCATCGCATGCAGCGTCTCGGTCGTCGACACGGAGGTGATGCGGTAGTTCAGCTCGGTCGGCTGGCCGCTCGGGAGAGGCATCTTCGGCGTCCAGCAACAGACGATGTTGTCGAACTCCTCGCCCTGCGTCGGGATCTCGATCAGGTCGACACGGCCCTCGCCCCAGTCGCCGGATGGTTCGACCCAGTAGCCGGGGCGGGCATGGTAATGCGCCTCCAGGTCCTGGTAATGGCCGAATTCGCGGTCGCGCTGAATCAATCCGAAGCCGCGCGGGTTACGGTCATGGAAGGATGAGATCGTCAGCGCTTGCGGGTTCCGGATCGGCCGCCAGATCCATTCGCCCGCTCCGGTCTTCAGCATCAGCCCGTCGGAATCGTGGACCTCGGGCCGGAAATCGGTGCGCTGCTCGCGATCGCCTTCGCCGGCGAGGAACATCGAGGTCAGCGGCGCGATGCCGATGCGCTCGATCGTCCGGCGCGGCACGATCGTCGCCGTGACGGCAATGCTGGTCTGCTGGCCCGGCGTCACGACATAGCGGAAGGCACCGCTGACCGAGGGCGAATCGAGCAGTCCGTAGATGACGAGGTCGACGCTGTCGGGCTTCGGCTTCTCCAACCAGAGCGCGCGGAAGAACGGGAACTCCTCAGCCTGCTCGCCGCCGACATCGAGCGCCAGCGAACGCGCCGAAAGGCCATAGCGATGGCCGCGGCCGAGGAAGCGGAAATAGCTTGCCCCGAGGAAGGAGATCACCTCGTCCTGAACCTTCAGGTCGTTGAGCGTCGTCGTAACGGCGAAGCCGGCGAAACCGAGCGAGATGGGCAACTTCTGCGGGACCTCCGCTTTGCCGTATTCGAACAGCGCCATGTTGAACGGCAGCGGGATCGCGGTTCCGTCGCTGACGACATGAACCGGCACTGGCTTGTCGTGCAGGAAGCCGAGATGGAACAGATGCAGGCGGTAATCCGAGCCGCTGTCCTGCCAGAGCGCCTTGTCCCTGCGAAACCGGATCTCGCGATAACTGTCATAGGTCAGCGATTTCAGCGCCTCCGGGATGGCGGGCGCGCTCGTGTCGAACGGCCGGGCTGCGAGCTCGCGGGCCTGGCGAACGACATCCTCATAGCCGAAATTGCCTCGCCGTTGCTCGGCGGGTGTCGTGTTTGGCGCGGTAGCCGGCGGGCGCCCGTCCTGGGCGTGGCCGGGCGAAACGAGCCCGATCGCAGCCAAAGCCGCCAGCATCGCGCGACGCGACGGCTCGGCCGCGGCTCGCCCGGTCTCATCGCCAAGGAGGTAATTTCGTACTCGGGGCTGGCTCGTGCTCACATCATGCTCCGCATTGCTGGTGGCCTCGATGGCCGCGCATGGCGGCGACCTGCCAACGTGATCTGGCCGACGAAGTTCCGTCAGCAGCGCCGAGACATCATCTTCAGGTTGCAATATCATACAAATACAACCATATGCAGCAACGATCATACTGAAAATGCTGGCGTTTCTTCGAGCGGCTTAAGACTAAATCAAATCGCGCAGGGTAGCCTTGAGCATTGTCCAAACGTGATACTCCTGCGGAAACCGCGCCGATGCTCCAGTCTTTGTCCCGCATGCCGGCGGAGATGTCGTCGGAGTCCCGGCGCAAGCTTCTCAACGCCGTGACAGACCTGTTCCTGCTCGATGCCGATCCGAGCGAGGAATCGCGGGAACATTATGGCGATATCGCACTGCGCTCGTTGCCGCATCTCGACGCGGAGAGCCGCCGCGAATATGCGGATTCCGTCGCCGAGACGGCTACGCTGCCGCACCCGGTCGCGATGTCGCTGGCGAACGATACCAACAGCGAGGTCGCACGGCTCGTGCTCAGACTTTCGCCCGTGCTGACCGACACCGATCTGGCGGCCATCGCCATCAGCCAGACGCAAGAGCATCTGGCCGCAATCGCCGAGCGTGCCCGCCTGTCCGAGGGCGTCACCGACATCCTGGTCGAGCGCGGCGACTCGACTGTGCTCCGCAGCGTCTCCGGCAATGAGGGCGCCCAGTTTTCCGACCATGGCTTCGACCGGCTGCTGCAGCGCGGCGGCGACGATGCCGCTGTCGGCGACGCGCTGGCGCGCCGCTCCGACCTGTCGCCGCAGCGCGCCGAACGCGTGCTGCGTATCGTCGAGCAGATGTCGGATCCTGCCGCCGAAGCGAGCTCGCACCAAGCCACGATGATGGCGCGTCAGGCGCGCCAGCAACGCCGCGAAGTCCGGCTGCTGATCGCCGACCTGCAGGCGGGCGCGCGCAGCCTCGACGAGGTCGTCACGATGCTGGCGGAAGAGGATCGCGCCTTCCACCTTGCGCAGGTGATCGCGACCCGCGCCGACGTCAGCAACGAGCAGGCCTTGCGCGTGTTGATGCAGCGCGACGTCAGCGGCATCGCCGTGCTGGCGCGCACGCTGGAACTCGGTAAGGACACCTTCCATGCCGTCCTACTGCTGCGTGGGCGGCGCCTGTACTTCAAGGCCAAGGATATCGAAGACGACCTCAAAGCCTATGAGCAGCTCGACATGGCAACCGCCGAGCGAACGATGCGCTTCCTGCGCCTCAAGACCAAGCTCGGCTAGAGCCCGCAACGGCACCTGCCGCCACAAAAGCGCGACAATCGCGCCCTCAGCTGCTATGCCATGAGCATGATCCTGGCTGCGGGTAGCGCACGCATGAAGCTTTTCTCGGCCGGCGCCGCCGCGGCGGTGCTGATAGCGACCAGTGCCTCGGCGCAAGCACAGGCCTTCCTGCCGCTCTCGGGCTTTGGAATCCTGCCTTCCTTCGCCTGGTCGGAGCCAACCGTGTCGCCCGGTGGCGTCAAATGGGACGGCTCCTATGCCCGCATCTCCAGCGGCTTCCAGGTCAGCAGCTCGAAACGCTTCGGCACCTCGGCCGGGCCGGTGATCGGGCTTGAGGCCGGCAAGATGTGGCGCGACGGGGACTTCGTCTACGGTATTGCCGGAGCGCTCGAATTTTCCCCGGCCTTCGGCGGGTACACCAATCCCGGCTTCAACCAGGCGAGCTACACCCGCGACATCACGGGCGCTTTCCAGCTCAAGGCCGGTGTCTTCGCGACGCCTGATGTGCTGCTCTATACGAGCGTCGGACTGGCCGCGGCCAACGAAACCTTCCGCTACGGTGCGACGCTGTTCTCCAACCCTTTCTCGCGCTCCGACATCGCGCTCAGGCCTGAAGCGCGCGCTGGTATCCAATGGGCCGTGACCAATAATGTCACGCTCGGGCTGGAAGTCGGCGTTGTCGGGTCGGCGATCCGCTGAGAAGCCGATTCAAGACGCTTCGATCTTGATTCAGGCCGCTGGCGCATTGATTCAGCGGATCGGCGTAAGCTTCTGATCAGGCACTAGTATTGAGCCGTTGCCCGCGCTTTCAAGCTGTCAGATTGAGCGAGACAGCGTGCTTGTCGGACCAGGCCCGGATCTCGTGGAAGACTGCGCCAAGATCGCGCGCTGACGGCGTCAGTTCATATTCGACGCGCGGGGGCACCTCCGGGTAGATCGTGCGCTTGACGAGGCCGTGCGCCTCAAGATCGCGCAGTTGGGTGGTCAGCATGTGCTGGGTGATGCCGGGTATGGAGCGCCGCAGTTCGCCGAAGCGCATCGTGCCCTGCCCGAGCCGCCACAGGATTTCACCCTTCCACTTGCCGGTCAGCATGCGCATGGCGGCATGAAATTGCTCAACCGCCGCCGAACTCGGGCAAACGTCTGAATCCGCGAGGTTTTCTGCACCGCCACTTCGGTGCTGCAATCCAATAGTCTTGTTTTCCATACTATATCACAAATTTCATCCTACTTGCGTTTTCGATCTTACTCTCGATTTTCTCACGACGAAAGCGACGGGCCGCACGCCGCAGCCCTCGGGCATTCCTCGGAGACATCCATGTCAGTTACCGACATTTCGGAGGCGCCGCGTTGGCGCCGGTTCGGCCTATGGGCCGTCAAAGCTCTGCTCGCCGCCGCCTTCGCAGCCGCCGGCGGCGCCAAGCTCGCCGGCATACAGCCGATGGTCGAGGTCTTCGACACGATCGGCATTGGGCAATGGTTCCGCTATCTGACCGGAACGATTGAACTGGCCGGCGCTGCCGCGCTGCTCCTGCCTGCACTTGCCGGTTTCGCCGCCCTGCTGCTCGC is drawn from Bosea sp. Tri-49 and contains these coding sequences:
- a CDS encoding UxaA family hydrolase: MSGLQGYLRSDGRKGIRNVVAVAYLVECAHHVAREIALPWREHEVHAIGFPGCYPNPYAEKMMEQLCTHPNVGAVLLVSLGCESFNKYALERVVRATGRPVKTIVIQGTGGTRASIKEGRAWVEEQRIALDAAETVPMQVSELVIGTVCGGSDGTSGITGNPAAGRAFDQLIAEGAACIFEETGELIGCEHIMAARAITPELGVELEKSVAKAARYYATLGYGSFAAGNAEGGLSTIEEKSMGAYAKSGASPISGLIKPGDVPPHGGLYLLDVVPDGEVRFGFPNINDNAEIAELIACGAHCVLFVTGRGSVVGSAISPVVKICANPETYRRMSDDMDVDAGRILEGRASLDEVGTEIRDLVVSLAQGGRTKSEELGHQEFILTYKSFEPLGPACLPAA
- a CDS encoding peptidoglycan-binding domain-containing protein encodes the protein MPLSSPRFSKNDRLRKAAENAPPLKQGERGEAVAIIQLALIDLGLAMPNSTGQGRTLPDGIFGPETANRVRSFQTANGLVADAIVGPLTMAALERAIIAVSALNRRAEAAKARTHSAAVR
- a CDS encoding glucan biosynthesis protein, with the protein product MLAALAAIGLVSPGHAQDGRPPATAPNTTPAEQRRGNFGYEDVVRQARELAARPFDTSAPAIPEALKSLTYDSYREIRFRRDKALWQDSGSDYRLHLFHLGFLHDKPVPVHVVSDGTAIPLPFNMALFEYGKAEVPQKLPISLGFAGFAVTTTLNDLKVQDEVISFLGASYFRFLGRGHRYGLSARSLALDVGGEQAEEFPFFRALWLEKPKPDSVDLVIYGLLDSPSVSGAFRYVVTPGQQTSIAVTATIVPRRTIERIGIAPLTSMFLAGEGDREQRTDFRPEVHDSDGLMLKTGAGEWIWRPIRNPQALTISSFHDRNPRGFGLIQRDREFGHYQDLEAHYHARPGYWVEPSGDWGEGRVDLIEIPTQGEEFDNIVCCWTPKMPLPSGQPTELNYRITSVSTTETLHAMAQVQSSIAAREEVDAAAGLAKRRFIVDFNAGDLEYYLSDPKRVAVVATVSAGTVARATIDPNFAAKGFRAIVDVTLRPGESTDLRLFLRTARQPLSETWTMSWTAPAAPAAPATSPPTAPR
- a CDS encoding DUF2336 domain-containing protein, with amino-acid sequence MLQSLSRMPAEMSSESRRKLLNAVTDLFLLDADPSEESREHYGDIALRSLPHLDAESRREYADSVAETATLPHPVAMSLANDTNSEVARLVLRLSPVLTDTDLAAIAISQTQEHLAAIAERARLSEGVTDILVERGDSTVLRSVSGNEGAQFSDHGFDRLLQRGGDDAAVGDALARRSDLSPQRAERVLRIVEQMSDPAAEASSHQATMMARQARQQRREVRLLIADLQAGARSLDEVVTMLAEEDRAFHLAQVIATRADVSNEQALRVLMQRDVSGIAVLARTLELGKDTFHAVLLLRGRRLYFKAKDIEDDLKAYEQLDMATAERTMRFLRLKTKLG
- a CDS encoding outer membrane protein; amino-acid sequence: MKLFSAGAAAAVLIATSASAQAQAFLPLSGFGILPSFAWSEPTVSPGGVKWDGSYARISSGFQVSSSKRFGTSAGPVIGLEAGKMWRDGDFVYGIAGALEFSPAFGGYTNPGFNQASYTRDITGAFQLKAGVFATPDVLLYTSVGLAAANETFRYGATLFSNPFSRSDIALRPEARAGIQWAVTNNVTLGLEVGVVGSAIR
- a CDS encoding winged helix-turn-helix transcriptional regulator, whose protein sequence is MRMLTGKWKGEILWRLGQGTMRFGELRRSIPGITQHMLTTQLRDLEAHGLVKRTIYPEVPPRVEYELTPSARDLGAVFHEIRAWSDKHAVSLNLTA
- a CDS encoding DoxX family protein, which codes for MSVTDISEAPRWRRFGLWAVKALLAAAFAAAGGAKLAGIQPMVEVFDTIGIGQWFRYLTGTIELAGAAALLLPALAGFAALLLAGIMVGAIVAHLTVLPGSPLPAVVLLALCLLIASAHRSAIEAAAKPVFFGRD